From a single Microbacterium terrisoli genomic region:
- a CDS encoding F0F1 ATP synthase subunit epsilon has product MPLQVTLVSAEEEVWSGQATLVVAKTVEGEAGYMTGHEPVLAILAEGQVRITGTDGEKVVATAKDGFISVERDTVTIVAGQAALAS; this is encoded by the coding sequence ATGCCGCTGCAGGTCACTCTCGTCTCGGCCGAAGAAGAGGTCTGGTCCGGCCAGGCCACCCTCGTGGTCGCCAAGACCGTCGAGGGCGAAGCCGGGTACATGACCGGCCACGAGCCCGTGCTCGCGATCCTCGCCGAGGGTCAGGTGCGCATCACCGGCACCGACGGCGAGAAGGTCGTGGCCACGGCCAAGGACGGTTTCATCTCGGTGGAGCGCGACACCGTCACGATCGTGGCAGGTCAGGCCGCGCTGGCGTCCTGA
- the atpE gene encoding ATP synthase F0 subunit C: MVLAAVKGSIATVGYGLAAIGPAIGIGIVVGKTIEGVARQPELAGRLQVLMWIGIAFTEALAFIGIATGFIFGY; encoded by the coding sequence ATGGTCCTTGCCGCAGTGAAGGGCTCGATCGCTACGGTCGGCTACGGCCTCGCCGCCATCGGCCCGGCCATCGGCATCGGCATCGTCGTCGGCAAGACGATCGAGGGCGTTGCGCGTCAGCCCGAGTTGGCGGGCCGCCTGCAGGTCCTCATGTGGATCGGTATCGCGTTCACCGAGGCGCTCGCGTTCATCGGCATCGCCACCGGCTTCATCTTCGGCTACTGA
- a CDS encoding F0F1 ATP synthase subunit gamma, with protein MGAQLRVYKQKIASAQTTKKITKAMELIAASRIQKAMARVRAASPFARAVTRAVSAVATYSDVDHPLTREREQVRRSAVVIFSSDRGLAGAFNAQILREGLELAQLLRDEGKEPVFYLVGRKAVGYFQFRRITAAAEWIGETDTPRFSWAEDISATLLDAFTRGGEDDGVDEIHLVYNRFVSMMTQSPETVRLLPLEVAEASTDDEKSRVYPLYEFEPDAESVLDSLLPVYIQSRVFNALLQSSAAKHAATQKAMKSASDNADKLITDYTRLRNNARQAEITQQIAEIVGGADALASSK; from the coding sequence ATGGGCGCTCAACTCCGGGTCTACAAGCAGAAGATCGCTTCTGCTCAGACGACCAAGAAGATCACGAAGGCGATGGAACTCATCGCGGCTTCGCGCATTCAGAAGGCGATGGCGCGCGTGCGCGCCGCCTCGCCGTTCGCGCGGGCCGTGACGCGAGCGGTGTCGGCCGTTGCGACCTACTCTGATGTCGACCACCCGCTCACGCGAGAGCGTGAGCAGGTGCGCCGTTCGGCTGTCGTCATCTTCTCGTCCGACCGCGGCCTTGCCGGCGCGTTCAACGCGCAGATTCTGCGGGAGGGACTCGAGCTCGCGCAGCTTCTGCGCGACGAGGGCAAGGAGCCGGTGTTCTACCTCGTCGGCCGCAAGGCGGTGGGCTACTTCCAGTTCCGCCGCATCACGGCCGCAGCCGAGTGGATCGGCGAGACCGACACCCCGCGCTTCTCGTGGGCCGAAGACATCTCCGCCACGCTGCTGGACGCGTTCACGCGCGGCGGTGAAGACGACGGCGTGGATGAGATCCACCTCGTGTACAACCGCTTCGTGAGCATGATGACGCAGAGTCCCGAGACGGTGCGTCTGCTGCCGCTCGAGGTGGCCGAGGCATCGACCGACGATGAGAAGTCGCGCGTGTACCCGCTGTACGAATTCGAGCCGGATGCCGAGTCCGTGCTGGATTCGCTGCTGCCGGTGTACATCCAGAGTCGCGTCTTCAACGCGCTGCTGCAGTCCTCGGCTGCCAAGCACGCCGCGACGCAGAAGGCGATGAAGTCGGCCAGCGACAACGCCGACAAGCTCATCACCGATTACACCCGCCTGCGCAACAACGCACGCCAGGCCGAGATCACGCAGCAGATCGCCGAGATCGTCGGCGGCGCGGACGCCCTCGCGTCCAGCAAATAG
- the atpD gene encoding F0F1 ATP synthase subunit beta, with translation MSLTAQDTATQVVGRVARVTGPVVDIEFPHDAIPDIYNALKTTITIGDETHEITLEVAQHLGDDLVRAISLKPTDGMVRGQDVRDTGGPISVPVGDVTKGRVFNVTGDILNAAPGEKIEITERWGIHRQAPSFDQLESKTEMFETGIKVIDLLTPYVQGGKIGLFGGAGVGKTVLIQEMIQRVAQDHGGVSVFAGVGERTREGNDLIAEMEEAGVFDKTALVFGQMDEPPGTRLRVALSALTMAEYFRDVQNQDVLLFIDNIFRFTQAGSEVSTLLGRMPSAVGYQPNLADEMGVLQERITSTRGHSITSLQAIYVPADDYTDPAPATTFAHLDATTELSREIASKGLYPAVDPLTSTSRILDPRYIGAEHYRVATAVKQILQKNKELQEIIAILGVDELSEEDKIVVARARRIQQFLSQNTYMAKKFTGVEGSTVPIKETIESFDAIVKGDFDHVAEQAFFNVGGIADVEAKWAQIQKENG, from the coding sequence ATGAGCCTCACCGCACAGGACACCGCGACGCAGGTCGTCGGCCGCGTCGCGCGCGTCACCGGCCCCGTGGTCGACATCGAGTTTCCGCACGATGCGATCCCGGACATCTACAACGCGCTGAAGACCACGATCACCATCGGCGACGAGACGCACGAGATCACGCTCGAGGTCGCTCAGCACCTCGGCGACGACCTGGTGCGTGCGATCTCGCTGAAGCCGACCGACGGCATGGTCCGCGGCCAGGATGTGCGTGACACCGGCGGGCCCATCTCGGTGCCCGTGGGCGACGTGACCAAGGGTCGTGTGTTCAACGTCACGGGCGACATCCTCAACGCCGCACCCGGCGAGAAGATCGAGATCACCGAGCGCTGGGGCATCCACCGCCAGGCGCCGAGCTTCGACCAGCTCGAGTCGAAGACCGAGATGTTCGAGACCGGCATCAAAGTCATCGACCTGCTCACCCCGTACGTGCAGGGTGGCAAGATCGGCCTGTTCGGCGGCGCCGGTGTCGGCAAGACGGTGCTCATCCAGGAGATGATCCAGCGCGTCGCGCAGGACCACGGCGGCGTCTCGGTGTTCGCCGGTGTCGGTGAGCGCACCCGTGAGGGCAATGACCTGATCGCCGAGATGGAAGAGGCGGGGGTCTTCGACAAGACCGCCCTCGTGTTCGGCCAGATGGATGAGCCGCCGGGGACGCGTCTTCGCGTTGCCCTGTCGGCGCTGACGATGGCGGAGTACTTCCGTGACGTGCAGAATCAGGACGTCCTGTTGTTCATCGACAACATCTTCCGCTTCACGCAGGCAGGCTCCGAGGTCTCCACGCTGCTGGGCCGCATGCCTTCGGCCGTGGGCTACCAGCCGAACCTCGCCGACGAGATGGGTGTGCTCCAGGAGCGCATCACCTCGACGCGCGGCCACTCGATCACCTCGCTGCAGGCGATCTACGTGCCCGCCGACGACTACACCGACCCGGCTCCGGCCACGACGTTCGCACACCTGGATGCGACGACCGAGCTGTCGCGTGAGATCGCTTCGAAGGGTCTGTACCCGGCGGTGGACCCGCTGACCTCGACCAGCCGCATCCTGGACCCGCGCTACATCGGTGCCGAGCACTACCGCGTCGCCACGGCCGTGAAGCAGATCCTGCAGAAGAACAAGGAGCTGCAGGAGATCATCGCGATCCTCGGTGTCGACGAGCTGTCCGAAGAGGACAAGATCGTCGTCGCCCGCGCGCGCCGCATCCAGCAGTTCCTCTCGCAGAACACCTACATGGCCAAGAAGTTCACGGGTGTCGAGGGTTCGACGGTGCCGATCAAGGAGACCATCGAGTCGTTCGACGCGATCGTGAAGGGCGACTTCGACCACGTGGCCGAGCAGGCCTTCTTCAACGTCGGCGGTATCGCCGATGTCGAAGCGAAGTGGGCGCAGATCCAGAAGGAGAACGGCTGA
- a CDS encoding F0F1 ATP synthase subunit B has translation MLNALVTLAAQESEPNPLVPELYDLVWGTLCFLVILFVFWKVVLPRMQDMLDQRAAAIEGNIEKADEAQRQAEVALEQYTAQLAEARKEAGEIRDAAREDAKKIVAEAKETATAEAGRVTTAAHAQIEAERQSALVSLRGEVGSLALDLAGGVIGETLSDDAKAQSVVDRFLAELEASEAQKAAQ, from the coding sequence ATGCTTAACGCTCTTGTCACTCTGGCGGCGCAGGAGTCAGAACCGAACCCGCTGGTTCCAGAACTCTATGACCTCGTGTGGGGCACACTGTGCTTCCTCGTGATCTTGTTCGTGTTCTGGAAGGTCGTGCTGCCCCGCATGCAGGACATGCTCGACCAGCGCGCGGCCGCGATCGAGGGCAACATCGAGAAGGCCGATGAGGCCCAGCGTCAGGCTGAGGTCGCCCTCGAGCAGTACACGGCACAGCTCGCCGAGGCTCGCAAAGAAGCCGGCGAGATCCGTGACGCCGCTCGCGAGGACGCCAAGAAGATCGTCGCCGAGGCCAAAGAAACCGCAACCGCTGAAGCGGGTCGCGTGACCACGGCCGCACACGCGCAGATCGAAGCCGAGCGCCAGAGCGCGCTGGTGTCGTTGCGCGGTGAGGTCGGTTCGCTCGCGCTCGACCTTGCCGGCGGTGTGATCGGCGAGACCCTCTCGGACGACGCGAAGGCCCAGTCGGTCGTCGACCGCTTCCTGGCCGAGCTCGAGGCATCCGAAGCACAGAAGGCAGCGCAGTAA
- the atpA gene encoding F0F1 ATP synthase subunit alpha, with translation MAELSISPDVIRDALKDFVAAYEPTGAAATEVGTVVDTADGIAHVEGLPGVMANELVTFGDGTQGLALNLDEREIGVVVLGDFTGIEAGQQVTRTGEVLSVPVGDGYLGRVVDPLGTPIDGLGEIATEGRRALELQAPGVMQRKSVHEPLQTGIKAIDAMIPVGRGQRQLIIGDRQTGKTALAIDTIINQKANWESGDENKQVRCIYVAIGQKGSTIASVKGALEDAGAMDYTTIVAAPASDAAGFKYLAPYTGSAIGQHWMYQGKHVLIVFDDLSKQAEAYRAVSLLLRRPPGREAYPGDVFYLHSRLLERCAKLSDELGAGSMTGLPIIETKANDVSAYIPTNVISITDGQIFLQSDLFNANQRPAVDVGISVSRVGGDAQVKSIKKVSGTLKLELAQYRSLQAFAMFASDLDAASRRQLERGARLTELLKQPQYSPYPVEEQVVSIWAGTNGKLDTIAVEDVLRFERELIDYVRRNTTVLDTLRSTNVLDDDTVAALTKATDDFIPQFQPGDGQSITAVGNEEVDAADAADVNQEKIVKGRRG, from the coding sequence ATGGCAGAACTCTCCATCAGCCCCGACGTCATCCGTGACGCGCTGAAGGACTTCGTCGCTGCATACGAGCCCACGGGAGCGGCGGCAACCGAGGTCGGAACGGTCGTTGACACGGCCGACGGCATCGCCCACGTCGAGGGCCTGCCCGGCGTCATGGCCAACGAGTTGGTCACCTTCGGGGACGGCACGCAGGGCCTGGCCCTGAACCTCGACGAGCGCGAGATCGGTGTCGTCGTCCTCGGCGACTTCACGGGCATCGAAGCCGGCCAGCAGGTCACCCGCACCGGTGAGGTGCTCTCGGTCCCCGTGGGCGACGGGTACCTCGGCCGCGTTGTGGACCCGCTGGGCACCCCCATCGACGGCTTGGGCGAGATCGCGACCGAAGGGCGCCGCGCGCTCGAGCTGCAGGCGCCGGGCGTCATGCAGCGCAAGAGCGTGCACGAACCCCTGCAGACCGGCATCAAGGCCATCGACGCCATGATCCCTGTCGGCCGCGGCCAGCGTCAGCTGATCATCGGCGACCGCCAGACCGGCAAGACTGCCCTGGCGATCGACACGATCATCAACCAGAAGGCCAACTGGGAGTCCGGCGACGAGAACAAGCAGGTTCGCTGCATCTACGTCGCGATCGGCCAGAAGGGCTCGACCATCGCCTCGGTGAAGGGCGCGCTCGAAGACGCCGGCGCGATGGATTACACGACGATCGTCGCTGCTCCCGCCTCTGACGCCGCCGGCTTCAAGTACCTGGCTCCCTACACCGGTTCGGCCATCGGCCAGCACTGGATGTACCAGGGCAAGCACGTTCTGATCGTCTTCGACGACCTGTCGAAACAGGCCGAGGCCTACCGTGCCGTGTCGCTTCTGCTGCGTCGCCCGCCGGGGCGCGAGGCCTACCCGGGTGACGTGTTCTACCTGCACTCCCGTCTGCTCGAGCGTTGCGCGAAGCTGTCGGACGAGTTGGGTGCAGGTTCGATGACCGGTCTGCCGATCATCGAGACCAAGGCCAACGACGTGTCGGCCTACATCCCGACCAACGTGATCTCGATCACCGACGGCCAGATCTTCCTGCAGTCGGACCTGTTCAACGCGAACCAGCGCCCCGCGGTCGACGTGGGCATCTCGGTGTCCCGCGTCGGCGGCGACGCCCAGGTCAAGTCGATCAAGAAGGTCTCCGGCACGCTGAAGCTGGAGCTGGCGCAGTACCGCTCGCTGCAGGCGTTCGCGATGTTCGCCAGCGACCTGGATGCGGCATCCCGTCGTCAGCTCGAGCGCGGGGCACGTCTGACCGAGCTGCTCAAGCAGCCGCAGTACTCGCCGTACCCCGTCGAGGAGCAGGTCGTCTCGATCTGGGCCGGCACCAACGGCAAGCTCGACACGATCGCCGTCGAAGACGTTCTGCGCTTCGAGCGCGAGCTGATCGACTACGTGCGCCGCAACACCACGGTGCTGGACACCCTGCGTTCGACCAATGTGCTCGACGACGACACCGTCGCCGCCCTCACGAAGGCGACCGACGACTTCATCCCGCAGTTCCAGCCGGGTGACGGTCAGTCGATCACGGCTGTGGGCAACGAAGAGGTCGATGCCGCCGATGCCGCAGACGTGAACCAGGAGAAGATCGTCAAGGGCCGTCGGGGCTGA
- a CDS encoding F0F1 ATP synthase subunit delta encodes MGSATTQALAASNAALAAASGVDLGVAGELFAAGRALADVPQLSGALSDHGASITAREKVVADVFGSLSATTRSVLGTVVAQRWSRASDLVDTVEELAIRAAASSEPSADVERELFQFSRVVAGDAQLELALGGRLGDPAAKGALVDALLKDRVSQATALIAASIVQRPRERRVRELLGRAEGIVAAQRGRAVATVTSAVALSEAQTKRIATMLTAKYDTTVSVNTVVDPTLVGGLRVQIADDVIDASIASRLTDLRQRLAG; translated from the coding sequence ATGGGCAGCGCGACCACTCAGGCCCTTGCGGCTTCGAACGCGGCCCTGGCTGCCGCGTCCGGCGTCGACCTCGGTGTCGCCGGCGAGCTGTTCGCCGCGGGACGTGCCCTGGCCGACGTGCCGCAGCTGAGCGGGGCGCTTTCCGATCACGGTGCCAGCATCACCGCGCGTGAGAAGGTCGTCGCCGACGTGTTCGGGAGCTTGAGCGCGACAACGCGCTCGGTGCTGGGGACCGTCGTCGCGCAGCGCTGGTCTCGCGCGTCCGACCTGGTCGACACCGTCGAAGAGCTCGCGATCCGTGCGGCCGCGTCGAGCGAGCCGAGCGCCGACGTGGAACGCGAGCTGTTCCAGTTCTCCCGCGTCGTGGCCGGCGATGCGCAGCTCGAGCTTGCACTGGGCGGCCGTCTGGGTGACCCGGCGGCGAAGGGCGCGCTCGTGGACGCGCTGCTGAAGGATCGTGTGAGCCAGGCCACCGCACTGATCGCCGCATCCATCGTCCAGCGCCCCCGCGAGCGGCGCGTGCGCGAACTGCTCGGCCGCGCCGAGGGGATCGTGGCGGCCCAGCGCGGACGCGCAGTGGCCACGGTCACCAGCGCCGTCGCTCTGAGCGAAGCACAGACGAAGCGGATCGCAACGATGCTGACGGCCAAGTACGACACCACCGTCTCGGTGAACACCGTCGTGGACCCGACTCTGGTGGGCGGCCTGCGCGTGCAGATCGCCGACGATGTGATCGACGCGTCCATCGCGTCGCGCTTGACCGACCTGCGGCAGAGGCTCGCAGGCTGA
- the atpB gene encoding F0F1 ATP synthase subunit A: MEPALFTEAATLIAKTAENDGGFHPPSILEFFPPVVLFEGTPFALTRITLIQIFATVALILIFWLGTRRMKLVPGRFQSIVEMGLDFVRNGIAHDLLGRKDGNRFLPILTTIFFMILFMNLTGIVPGLQVAGTAIIAVPLLLAIISYVTFIYAGLKKSPKKFLRNSFAPSGIPVFLVWFVAILEFISTFLIRPVTLTLRLLMNMMVGHLMLVLFFSATWFFFFTAGGLWSLLGAGTLAFGFAFTVFEILVAVLQAYIFAILTAVYIQLAIAEEH, encoded by the coding sequence TTGGAGCCAGCGCTGTTTACCGAAGCTGCGACCCTCATTGCGAAAACCGCGGAGAACGATGGCGGATTCCATCCGCCGTCGATCCTCGAGTTCTTCCCTCCGGTCGTCCTCTTCGAAGGCACGCCCTTTGCGCTCACGCGCATCACGCTCATCCAGATCTTCGCCACTGTCGCGCTGATCCTGATCTTCTGGCTCGGCACGCGCCGCATGAAGCTGGTCCCCGGCCGCTTCCAGAGCATCGTCGAGATGGGACTGGACTTCGTCCGCAACGGCATCGCGCATGACCTGCTGGGTCGCAAGGACGGCAACCGCTTCCTGCCGATCCTGACCACGATCTTCTTCATGATCCTGTTCATGAACCTCACCGGGATCGTCCCGGGCCTGCAGGTCGCGGGTACGGCCATAATCGCCGTGCCGCTGCTGCTGGCCATCATCTCCTACGTGACGTTCATCTACGCCGGCTTGAAGAAGAGCCCGAAGAAGTTCCTGCGCAACTCGTTCGCGCCGTCGGGCATCCCCGTCTTCCTCGTGTGGTTCGTGGCGATCCTCGAGTTCATCTCGACGTTCCTGATCCGCCCCGTCACGCTGACCCTGCGTCTGCTGATGAACATGATGGTCGGGCACCTCATGCTCGTCCTGTTCTTCTCGGCGACGTGGTTCTTCTTCTTCACAGCCGGTGGCCTGTGGAGCCTTCTGGGCGCGGGAACCCTCGCCTTCGGCTTCGCCTTCACCGTCTTCGAGATCCTGGTGGCCGTCCTTCAGGCGTACATCTTCGCAATCCTCACCGCGGTCTACATTCAGCTCGCGATCGCGGAAGAGCACTGA
- a CDS encoding L-threonylcarbamoyladenylate synthase produces MSPLFDCDDPAQLLAGMRHARQAIGRGELIVMPTDTVYGVAADAFSPEAVTRLLEAKGRGRQSPPPVLVAGRPMMDALVSETPEAVALLIDEFWPGGLTIVLPAQPSLSWDLGETHGTVAVRMPAQRVALELLEETGPLAVSSANLTGRPAAISAEDAERMLGDSVAVYLDAGFSETGISSTIVDATGLVGGDGIVRVLRDGAISRDRLREVLGDVLEPDPESDPEPEPDPLAQPAAVVEPDLDPTGDAG; encoded by the coding sequence ATGTCCCCCCTCTTCGACTGCGACGATCCGGCGCAGCTGCTCGCCGGTATGCGTCACGCACGCCAGGCGATCGGCCGCGGCGAACTGATCGTGATGCCCACCGACACCGTCTATGGCGTGGCCGCTGACGCGTTCTCGCCCGAGGCGGTCACACGCCTGCTCGAGGCCAAGGGCCGCGGCAGGCAATCGCCGCCGCCCGTGCTGGTGGCCGGGCGTCCCATGATGGACGCGCTGGTCTCCGAGACCCCCGAGGCGGTCGCCCTGCTGATCGACGAGTTCTGGCCCGGAGGACTGACGATCGTGCTACCCGCCCAGCCGTCGCTGTCGTGGGATCTCGGCGAGACGCACGGCACGGTCGCCGTGCGCATGCCTGCGCAGCGGGTGGCGCTCGAGCTGCTCGAAGAGACCGGGCCGTTGGCCGTGTCCAGCGCGAATCTCACGGGACGACCGGCCGCGATCAGTGCAGAGGATGCCGAGAGAATGCTGGGCGACAGCGTTGCGGTGTACCTCGACGCCGGTTTCAGCGAGACCGGCATCTCGTCCACGATCGTCGATGCGACCGGGCTGGTCGGCGGTGACGGCATCGTGCGCGTCCTGCGCGATGGGGCCATCAGCCGAGACCGCCTGCGTGAGGTGCTCGGCGACGTGCTCGAGCCAGACCCCGAATCAGACCCCGAACCGGAGCCCGACCCGCTTGCGCAGCCGGCGGCGGTGGTCGAGCCCGATCTTGACCCCACCGGTGACGCCGGGTGA
- a CDS encoding MraY family glycosyltransferase: protein MKQYIFTILFTATVTLVFSWAVWRLGLRYKLYPAIRARDVHTTPTPRLGGIAMFLGAVAAFAVSAFTPYFEIFWTNPRTVWAILAAMALTVLVGVADDLWDLDWMIKLAAQFLAAGIIAWFGQLQIYSLPIGGMTVPSAGVSFTLTVFAIVIVMNAVNFIDGLDGLVAGVCLIAGVIFFAYSYFVVRDSGASSYFNLASFIAAVLVGMCVGFLPMNWHPAKLFMGDSGALVLGLLMATSAIAITGQFDPATLDPDEFGRSQLLGAFVPILLPVAVAILPLIDFGSAVIRRYWRGKSPFSPDRKHLHHRMLDMGHSARTAVLVFYSWTAVLGLSILLMYIGVSHGWPGQYWGGVVFGVIGIAACLVVTLMPNHRRPVAAASTPDAPDAPDAPGAAVTGAAAPPASARPAAVPVVHEENR from the coding sequence GTGAAGCAGTACATCTTCACGATCCTTTTCACCGCCACGGTCACGCTGGTGTTCTCGTGGGCGGTGTGGAGGCTCGGGCTGCGGTACAAGCTGTATCCGGCGATCCGTGCGCGTGACGTGCACACCACTCCCACACCGCGCCTGGGTGGGATCGCGATGTTCCTGGGCGCCGTGGCCGCCTTCGCCGTGTCGGCGTTCACTCCCTACTTCGAGATCTTCTGGACGAACCCGCGCACGGTGTGGGCGATCCTGGCGGCGATGGCGCTCACGGTGCTCGTCGGCGTCGCCGACGACCTGTGGGACCTCGACTGGATGATCAAGCTCGCCGCCCAGTTCTTGGCCGCCGGCATCATCGCCTGGTTCGGGCAGCTGCAGATCTACTCGCTCCCCATCGGCGGGATGACGGTGCCTTCGGCGGGGGTCAGCTTCACGCTGACGGTGTTCGCGATCGTCATCGTGATGAACGCGGTGAACTTCATCGACGGCCTGGACGGCCTGGTGGCCGGCGTGTGTCTGATCGCCGGCGTCATCTTCTTCGCGTACTCCTACTTCGTGGTGCGCGACTCGGGCGCATCGAGCTACTTCAACCTCGCATCGTTCATCGCCGCGGTTCTGGTGGGCATGTGCGTGGGGTTCCTGCCGATGAACTGGCACCCGGCCAAACTGTTCATGGGCGACTCGGGTGCCCTCGTGCTGGGCCTGCTGATGGCCACCAGCGCCATCGCGATCACCGGTCAGTTCGACCCGGCGACCCTGGACCCCGACGAGTTCGGCCGCTCACAGCTGCTGGGCGCGTTCGTGCCCATCCTTCTGCCGGTTGCCGTCGCGATCCTTCCGCTGATCGACTTCGGCTCCGCAGTGATCCGCCGTTACTGGCGCGGCAAGTCGCCGTTCTCGCCCGACCGCAAGCACTTGCACCACCGCATGCTCGACATGGGCCACTCCGCGCGCACTGCGGTACTCGTCTTCTACTCGTGGACCGCCGTGCTCGGCCTGTCGATCCTGCTCATGTACATCGGCGTCAGCCACGGTTGGCCCGGCCAGTACTGGGGCGGCGTGGTGTTCGGGGTGATCGGCATCGCCGCGTGCCTGGTCGTCACGCTCATGCCCAACCACCGCAGGCCCGTTGCCGCGGCATCCACCCCCGACGCCCCCGACGCCCCCGACGCCCCCGGCGCCGCCGTGACCGGCGCTGCCGCACCGCCCGCATCCGCGCGACCGGCCGCCGTGCCGGTCGTGCACGAGGAGAACCGATGA
- a CDS encoding aldo/keto reductase encodes MTDLQQRRVGASGLLVSAVGLGCNNFGRSGTATETLEGTQAVLDAAIEAGVTFLDTADMYGKEPGLSETLMGQALRGRRDEVVLATKFGHSGAPFAYGASNGARTYVRRAVEASLRRLQTDWIDLYQLHTPDNDTPMEETLDALTDLVREGKVRYLGHSNFSGWQIAEAHFVAREQHCVPYVSAQNEYSLLARGAERNVLRAARRYGLGFFPYFPLQNGLLTGKFTRAGGPDDSRIMRQRPHLWQNAPWDALDAYQAFCDQRGITMLEATYGWLLSRPELSSVIAGATRPEQVRANASAGSAWSPDAEDLAAIDALFPPPEPAM; translated from the coding sequence GTGACAGATCTGCAGCAGCGCCGCGTGGGCGCATCCGGACTCCTGGTCAGCGCCGTCGGGCTCGGGTGCAACAACTTCGGCCGCTCGGGCACGGCCACCGAGACGCTCGAGGGCACCCAGGCGGTGCTCGATGCCGCGATCGAGGCGGGCGTCACGTTCCTTGACACCGCCGACATGTACGGCAAAGAACCAGGTCTTTCCGAGACACTCATGGGTCAGGCGCTGCGCGGGCGGCGGGACGAGGTGGTGCTGGCCACCAAGTTCGGCCACTCCGGGGCACCGTTCGCCTACGGAGCGTCGAACGGCGCGCGCACCTACGTGCGGCGGGCGGTGGAGGCATCCCTGCGACGTCTGCAGACCGACTGGATCGACCTGTACCAATTGCACACGCCCGACAACGACACGCCCATGGAAGAGACGCTGGATGCCTTGACCGACCTGGTGCGCGAGGGCAAGGTGCGCTACCTCGGGCATTCGAACTTCTCGGGCTGGCAGATCGCCGAGGCGCACTTCGTCGCGCGCGAGCAGCACTGCGTGCCGTACGTGTCGGCGCAGAACGAGTACAGCCTGCTGGCGCGGGGGGCCGAGCGCAATGTGCTGCGTGCGGCGCGTCGCTACGGTCTGGGGTTCTTTCCCTACTTCCCGCTGCAGAACGGCCTGCTCACCGGCAAATTCACCCGTGCGGGCGGCCCCGACGACAGCCGCATCATGCGCCAGCGTCCGCACCTGTGGCAGAACGCACCGTGGGATGCGCTGGACGCCTACCAGGCGTTCTGCGACCAGCGCGGCATCACGATGCTCGAGGCGACCTACGGGTGGCTGCTGTCGCGGCCCGAGTTGTCGAGCGTGATCGCGGGGGCCACCCGCCCCGAGCAGGTGCGTGCGAACGCGTCGGCGGGTTCGGCATGGTCTCCGGATGCTGAGGACCTCGCCGCCATCGACGCACTGTTCCCGCCGCCCGAGCCCGCGATGTAG
- a CDS encoding YaaA family protein, with protein sequence MLILLPPSETKRPGGRSRVLDHGRLALPELAAHRDRVVDALVALAADEDEAARVLKLSARQRGEIAHNAALRTAPTMPAADRYTGVLYDALDAGTMDAAARRWLGAHVMIHSAPFGPVGALDPIPAYRLAAGTSLPGLESLRQVWADAVSAALAAASPSFILDLRSEAYAALGPVPAEVPSVYLRVVTAGSDGTVRALNHFNKHTKGELVRRLAFERPRIGSVGGLRRWADGAGQVLRPGADGELDLLV encoded by the coding sequence GTGCTGATCCTGCTGCCGCCGTCCGAGACGAAGCGTCCCGGCGGCCGCTCGCGCGTGCTCGACCACGGCCGGCTCGCCCTGCCCGAACTGGCCGCACATCGCGATCGGGTCGTCGACGCGCTGGTGGCGCTGGCCGCCGACGAAGACGAAGCCGCCCGTGTGCTCAAGCTCTCGGCGCGCCAGCGCGGCGAGATCGCGCACAACGCCGCCCTGCGCACGGCGCCGACGATGCCTGCCGCCGACCGCTACACGGGTGTGCTCTATGACGCACTGGATGCCGGGACGATGGATGCCGCTGCCCGTCGCTGGCTCGGCGCACACGTCATGATCCACTCGGCACCGTTCGGGCCGGTCGGTGCCCTGGACCCGATCCCCGCGTACCGGCTGGCGGCGGGGACGAGCCTGCCCGGGCTGGAGTCGCTGCGGCAGGTGTGGGCCGATGCGGTGTCCGCCGCGCTGGCCGCGGCATCCCCCTCCTTCATCCTGGACCTGCGCTCGGAGGCCTACGCGGCGCTCGGGCCGGTGCCGGCCGAGGTGCCCAGCGTGTATCTGCGGGTCGTCACCGCGGGGTCGGACGGCACCGTACGCGCGCTGAACCACTTCAACAAGCACACCAAGGGCGAACTGGTGCGGCGCTTGGCGTTCGAGCGTCCGCGCATCGGATCGGTCGGAGGTCTGCGCCGGTGGGCGGATGGTGCCGGCCAGGTGCTGCGCCCCGGCGCCGACGGCGAGCTCGACCTGCTCGTCTGA